The genome window AGATGGAACTGGCGGGATTCTTGCCGTCAGCCTCGCGCTGCTTGTTCAGCGGGTGGTTCAAAAAGAGCATCTGCGATGCGTTCATCAGGTAAATGAGCCGATCTGCGCCATCCCCCTGCGGCAGAAACTCGCATATGTCCTTACCGGTGATATCGTGGGGCGGAGTCGCCTTGAGCGCATCCTTCCCCCCCCGCCAGACCATCAGATGACGGTAGCCGACGCCGGGGTGGAATTCGACGCCGTCGGTGCCGAACTCCTTCTGCAGGTCCTGGATCAGCACCCGGCTTTCGTCGGTGGTGATATGGCCTGCCGAATAGTCCTGCATGAAGATCCTTCTGCCGGAGATCTTGAGGGTGACCAGGTTGAGGCGGAACGCCACGTCGTCGGCACCGAGGGAGACGCCCATGCTGGCTGCCTCCAGGGGGGAACGACCGGTATAGCAGGTCCGCGGGTCATAACCGAACACCGACAGGTTGGCGACATCGCTCCCCGGCGGCAAACCCTTGGGCACGGTTCTGGCCAGTCCCAGCCGGCCACGACGCGCCATGAAGTCCATGTTTGGCGTATGGGCCGCCTGCAGAGGGGTCTTCCCGCCAAGCTGCGGAAGTTTTTCATCGGACATGCCATCGCCAAGGAGAACCAAGTATTTCATAACGAAGATGTCAATCCTTTCCGTCCAGAGTTTGTTCACCCACTATACCGCAAAATGTTCGCTCAGTTACAGAAAAAAGCTCCATGCCGGTCTACGCGGCAGGAATGCCGGCTATCCGCTGCCGTCGTTGTCAGCCGCGGGGATGATGCTCCGCATGAAGCCGTTTCAGCCTCTCACGGGTAATGTGGGTATAGATCTGGGTCGTGGAGAGGTCGGCATGGCCGAGCATCAGTTGGACACTCCGCAGATCCGCCCCGTTTTCCAACAGGTGCGTCGCAAAGGAATGGCGCAGGGTATGGGGGGAGATGTTTTTCACAATCCCCCCCTCCAGCGCGCGTTTCTTGATGATGTTCCAGAATGCCTGACGGCTCATGCCGTTGCCGAGCCTGCTGAGAAAGAGATGGGCCGAATCGCCCGACTTCCCCAGTTCGGGCCGTGCCCGGCCGAGATAGTCGTTCAACTGGTCCCGGGCCGAATCGCCGATCGGCACCACCCGCTCCTTCGAACCCTTCCCCATGGTCAGGAGATAGCCGGCGTTCAGGTTGATGTCCTGGACCCTGAGTGACACCAGCTCGGAAACCCGGAGGCCGGTGGCATACAGAAGCTCCAGCATAGCCCTGTCGCGGATGGCGCCCGGATCGTCGCCAACAGGAGCCGCCAGGAGCAGCTCCACCTCGCGGGACGAAAGTACCGACGGCAACCGGTGCAGGGTCTTGGGCGCCTCGATGAGCGACGCGGGATTGACCGTCGCATACCCTTCGATGACCAGGAACTTGTGGAACATGCGGATGGCCGACAGCACCCTGGCCCGGCTGCGCGGGGCAAGTCCGGCCCCCTTCAGTTCCGCCAGGTAGCCGCTGATATCCAGCGGCCGGCCATCTGTCGCCGTTGCCACCCCCTGCCGCTCCAGATACCCCAGGTAGCCTGCCACGTCCCGGCTGTACGCCTCCAGGGTATTGCGGGACAACCCCTTCTCCACCACGAGATAGCTCAGGAAGAGGTCCAGGTATTCGTTCATAGCTCGTCAATGGCCTTGCAGAGACGCTCCCTGATCTCCTCTACCTTCCTGTCGCTGGTTACCTTGTGCCCGAAGATATCCTTGACGTAGAAGACGTCGGCAACCTGGTCCACCTTGGTGGATATCTTGGAGATGCCGATATAGAGCCCCAGCTCGGTCAGGGTGCTGGTGATGCTGTAGAGCAGACCGACCTTGTCGTGGGTATAGATGTCGATGACCGTATAATCGGCAGAGACCTCGTTGTCGATCTCCACCCTGGTCGGGAAGCGGGGCCGGGGGCGGTCGGTGAGCACGGTGCCCCGCTGGCGCTTTTCCACCAGGGTGCGGACATTCACCTGGCCCTGCAGGACCTGCCTCAGGTCCTCGTCCAGCCGCGCCCACCGGGCCGGATCGGTGATGACGAACCCCTGGGGGGCATTGACCTGCAGCACGTCCAGGGCCTTGCCGTTGGTGCCGGTGTGGATCTGAGCGCCGAGGATGTTCATGCCGTTGGCCGCCATCACCCCGGTGATCATGGAGAACAGGCCCGGCACATCGAGGGTGCAGACGGTGCAGTTGGAAAAGCCCCCTTCGTGGTCGTGCTCGACACGGGTAACGATGGTCTTCCCCTCCAGGGAGAGGAGGATCTTCACATGTTCCGCCAGCACCTTGGGCGGATTGGCCAGGAGGTGGCGGATGGCCATGGCCTTCAACTCCTCCTTCACCGCCGGGAGCGGGAACTCATCCCCCAGAAGCTCGATGACCTGTCGCTTCACCTTCTTCACCCGCTCGCTGCTCGCCTCCATGCGGAAATCGCCCCGCTCCAGGACCTGGAACGCCTTCTCGTAGAGCTCCTGTGTCAGCCGTCCCTTCCATTCAGTCCAGACATCGGGACCGACCGCCTTGATGTCGGCATAGGTCAACAGGTAGAGCATCTTCAGGTTTTCGCTGGTTCCCATCTGGCGGGCAAACTGGACGATCATCTTCTCGTCGTTGAGATCGCGGCGCTGGGCAATGTGCGCCAGGAGGATATGGTGCCGGATCAGGAACTCCAGCCGCTCACTGTCCTCCTTGGAAAGGCCCATGCGGCGGGCAATGGTCGGCATCATCTCCGCCCCCAGCTCGGCGTGGCGCCCTCCTCCCCCCTTGCCGATATCGTGCATCAGGACCGCCAGCAAAAGGAGTTCCCGCTTGTCCACGTCACGGGCGACCTGGGTCAGAAGCGGCAGGTCTTCGGCATGTTCTCCCTTCCAGAGCCGGATGATCTCCTCCACGGCAAAGAGGGAATGGATGTCGACGGTGTAGATGTGATAGAGATCGTGCTGGACCTTGCAGTAGGTCCGCTCGAATTCGGGGATGAACCGGTTCAGGAACTGCAGGTGATGCATCAGCCGGAGGGTCTCGGCAACCCCCTTGTCGCTCCGGAGGATGTTGAAGAACGAGGCATTCACCTCGCGGCTGCGCCGGAACTTGTCGTTCACCAGGTCGAGACTGCGCCGGATCAGGGCCTTTGCCCTGAGACTGAGGCTGACCCCCTGCTTCTGGGCATACTCGAACAACTTCATCAGCCGGGCCGGGTCCTTTTCAATCACCGATTCGTCCGGCACCACCAGTTCACCCTTGAGGACGTAGAACCCCTCGCCGATGGGGCGGCGGATGAAGTAGCCGATGATCCTGAAGGCCCCTTCCTCGCGGGTGACGCACTTGTTGACCAGGAGCGAGGAGAAATGCTCCACATCGTTGGCATGCAGGTAGTAGTCCCGCATGAACTCCTCGACGGCAAGGACCCGCCCGTTGTCCTGATAGCCGAGGAACTCGGCTACCCTGTTCTGGGCATCGAAGGTGAGCTGGTCGTTCTTCCTGCCGGCCAGGTAATGGAGCTCGTTCCTGATCCGCCAGAGATAGGAGAGCGCACGGGAATACTCGTCCAGCTCCTCTTCGGCCAGCACCCCCTTGATGATCAGTTCACGCAGGGTAGCGACCTTGTATTTGCTCTTAGCCGCCCAGATGGCGGTATGCAGATCCCGAAGCCCCCCTTCCCCCTCCTTGAGGTTCGGCTCCAGGATATAAACCGACGAGCCGTACTTTTCCCGCCGCTTGCGCATCTCCGCCAGCTTCTCGCGGATGAAGGCATCGCTCCCCTTGGTCAGGATCTGGGTGAAGATCACTTTCTGCAGCTCCTTGAACAAGAGCCGCCCGCCGGCCAGGTAGCGGCTGTCCAGCAGTGCCGTCCTGATCGTCAGGTCGCTTCCCGCCATCTCGATGCAATCGGGTATGGTCCGGACGGAGTAGCCGACATCGAGACGCATGTCCCAGAGGAAATAGAGGAGTTTCTGGGCAATATCCTCGATCCGGGCAGAGTCCTTCCCCTTGTAGAGGAACATCAGGTCGATGTCGGAAAAGGGGTTCAATTCGCCGCGGCCATAGCCGCCGGTGGCAACCAGGGTCAGCTGTTCGTCCCTCCGCTTGACCGGAGGCAGATCCTCCAGGATGGAGCGGAACAGCTTGATGATCATGGTGTCGGTCATCTTGGTGATGTGCTGCACCACCTCTTCGCCGGAGGCGCCTGCACGGTGCTTCTCCATGATGACCTGCCGGTAATGGGCGAGAAAACGCTTGCTGGCGGTGAAATAGAGCGGCCGCTTCTCCTCGAAGGAGGCCTTGCCGGCATCGCCCGTTTCGTGCGTTTCATCCGGGAAATACTTGTTGATGCTGAATTCCATCGGCTCCCCTTTGGTCAGCGGCCTGTGTCACCCTGTCGCACATAGGCTGACTGCTGATGCTGACTGACGATGTACGCCCTGACGCCTTCCATGATCCCGTCGGCTGTCATTTCCTGATACTGGGCATCCCGCAGACGCTGTTCCTCTTTCTCATTGCTGAGAAAGGCGGTCTCCACCAGGATGCTCGGCATGGTGGCACCGACCAGCACGTAGAACGGCCCCTGTTTCACCCCCAGCGACTTGACCGGATACTGCACATCCACCTTGTGATGGAGCTCTTTCTGCACTACTTCTGCCAGGTGGGCGGAATCGTTGATCTTGTAATTGACCATCAGGTCGAACAGCACCGCCTGGAGCAGGCTCACCTTTTCCAGGGAGGTACCGTTTTCCTTGGCCGCAAGCTGGGCAGCCTTCTCGGTCTTGGCCAGACTGAGATAGTAGGTCTCGATCCCGGCGCTGGCTCGATTGGGGGCCGCATTGGCATGGACGGAGATGAAGAGGTCTGCCCCCACCTGGTTGGCAATGGCCGTCCGCTCCTGGAGTTCCAGGAAAACATCGGTGGAACGGGTCATGACCACATCCAGACCGAGCTCCTCCTTGAGCCTTTTGGCGAGCTTCAGACCGATAGCGAGCACCACGTCCTTTTCCCTGGTGCCGCCCGCGCCGATGGCGCCGGGATCGTGCCCCCCATGCCCCGGATCGACCACCACCCGGCGAATCTTGCCGATAGCAACGGGAACCGCCTTGGCAACCGTCGGCCGCAAAGGCTTTTCAACAGCCGGTTCCTTTGCGGGAGGGGGGAGTGACGGGGCCGACTCTATCCGCTCCCTGAGCGAGGAAATCTCCATGCGGCGTTCGCCGCGCACGTCGATCAGAATCCGGTAGGGATCGGAAAAGGTAAAGACCTTGTAGTCCTTGATACTCTCCATGTCCAGCACCACCCGCACCGTATCCGGCCGGAACTGCCCTATCCGGGCGGTCTTCAGGAGGCCGTCGGCAATGGGAATGTCTTTCACGCCGGGCCCGACGTGCGCATTGCCGATATCGAGATAGAGCCGACCCGGAATGCCTGTCTCCCGGTTCTGGCCCAACTGGTGATACTCGAAGCGTGCCTCGTGATCCAGGGTTACCGCAATCCGGGTGTAATCCGGATTGGACCAGGAGCGGAACTCCTTAACCACGGCCATTGGCTTGCTCACGGGCGCCGGGGCCTCCGCCACCTTCGGCGGTTTCGCAACAGGCTTCTTTTCCGAAGCGGCAGAGCTCTTTTTCCGGGCACCTTTGGTCGCCTTTGTCGCCTTTGTCGCCTTGGCCGTCGCAGCCTTGCCTTTTTGGACCTTTTTCTTCACAACAGCCTGTTTTTTCGCGGTTCGCGGCTGGTCGTCTTCGGCCCTGACCTGAGCGGACATGAGCATAAGCGCGAGACAGACACCTCCGATCAATCGAACGATACAATGCTGCATGGTTTCACGCCATCCTTTGCAGTTCGTCGAGGATATTCAAAGCCTCCAGCGGGGTAAGACGGGTCACTTCCAGCTCTCTGAGCCGTTGCCGCAGTTCGTCGTTGTCGCCGAACAGGGAGAGCTGCGCCACCGGTGCGGACCGCTTCTTCCCCTTCGGGTTGGCGATCCGCGGCTCCCCTCCTTCGGTAAACTCCCCCTGCTCAAGGTTCTTCAGGATCTCTTTGGCCCGCTCCACCACATCCATCGGCAGCCCGGCGAGCCGGGCGACCTGGATGCCATAGGAATGGGAGGTCCCGCCGGATACGATCTTGCGGAGAAAGATGATCTGCTCGTTCCATTCCCGGACCGCGATGTTGAAGTTTTTGATCCCCGGCCGGGTGACGCACAGTTCGGTCAATTCGTGGTAATGCGTGGCAAACAGGGTCCTGGCAGCGTGCTGACGGGCATCGTGGAGGTACTCGGCCACGGCCCAGGCAATGGAGACCCCGTCGAAGGTCGATGTCCCCCGGCCGATCTCGTCCAGGAGTACCAGGCTTTTGGGGGTGGCATGGTGCAGGATGTTGGCGGTCTCGGCCATCTCCACCATGAAGGTGGACTGCCCGCTGGCCAGGTTGTCCGAGGCGCCGATCCGGGTGAAGATTCGGTCGGCAAGGCCAATGACCGCCTTTTCCGCCGGGACGAAACTCCCGACCTGCGCCATGAGTGTAATGAGGGCGACCTGGCGCATGTAGGTCGACTTGCCGGCCATGTTGGGGCCGGTGATCATCAGGAGCTGGTTATCCCCGTTGTCCAGCAGGGTATCGTTGGGGACGAAGCGTTCCGCCAGGTGCATCGCCTCCACCACGGGGTGGCGACCGTCAGTGATCTCGATCCGGTCGCTGTCGTTCATCTCGGGCCGGCAGTAGCTCCGGTCGTGGGCGAGTTCGGCCAGGGCAGTGAGCACGTCGAGGGTGGCAACGGCATCGGCGGTGCGTGCTATCCGCTCGGCCTGGGCCGCCACCTGCTCGCGGATCGCCTGGAACAGGGAATACTCCAGCTCGGCGATCCGGTCCTCCGCCCCCAGGACCTTTTCTTCGTATTCCTTCAGCTCCGGGGTGATGAAGCGCTCGGCATTGACCAGGGTCTGCTTGCGCAGATAATCGTCGGGGATGGAGGCGAGATGGGTCTTGGTAATCTCGATGTAATAGCCAAAGACCTTGTTGTAGCGGACCTTGAGCGACGAGATGCCGGTGCGTGTCTTCTCGCGGGCCTCCAGCTGGGCGATGAACCCCTTTCCCTCCCGGCTGATCAGGCGGAGCTCATCCAGTTCGGCGTTGAAACCGGCGGCAATGATCCCCCCCTCCCGCAGCACGAACGGGGGGTTCTCCACGATGCCTGAGCTGATCAACGAGACCAGGTCGTCCAGCGGATCGATGGCGCGGACCGTCTCCCGAAGCAGCGGCGCGGCAACATCGGACAGCAGCGCGAGCAGGGCCGGCAGCCGCTCCAGGGAGACACGCAGGGCCGCCAGATCCTTGGCTGATGCGGATGCCAGGCTGATCCGGCCGTTCAGGCGCTCCAGGTCGGCAACGCCATTCAGCTGCCCGCTGACCTCCCGGCGAAACTGCTGGCTCTCGACGAATTCCCCGATGGCATCATGTCGATCGTTTATTTTTTCGACAGATACCAGTGGATAATTAATCCACTGCTTGAGCTTTCTTCCCCCCATGGCCGTGACGGTCCGGTCCATGAGCCAGAGCAGGGACCCCTTCCGCTTGCCATCCTGCAGGGTAACGGTCAGCTCCAGGTTGCGCCGGGTCCGCTCGTCCAAGACCAAGTGCTGGGTGGTGGCATAGGGAAGGAGCTGGCGGATGTGGGATGCGCTCCCCTTCTGTGTTTCGCGCAGGTAGTGCAGGATTGCGCCGGCGGCAAGGAGACCTTCCTTCAGGTTCCTGCCGTCAACTGCGGTCGGGGCCGGTCCGGCGAGTATCGACTCGTGGAGGCGCCGGGCGTAATCGTATTCGAACACCCACTCGTCCAGCGGCGAGACCAGCCGGTCGGTCAGCACCTCGGCAAGCCCGGCACGGCTCTCCGCCGCGCTAAGGGATGCGGGGAGCAGGATTTCGCGGGGATTGAGACAGAGAAGCTCTGCAGAGGCCGCAGCAGCGTCGGAGAGTTCGGTGGCCCGGAACTCGCCGGTGGAGATATCCAGGCAGGCAAGCCCCCATGTCCCGCCCGCGCCGGGAGCAAGCGCGGCCAGATAATTGTTCTCCTTGGGCTGCAGGGAGTCGCTGTCCACCACCAGGCCGGGGGTGACGACCTTGACCACCTCGCGCCTGACGATCCCCTTGGCCCCCTTGGGATCTTCGACCTGCTCGCAGATGGCCACCTTCTCCCCTGCCTCGACCAGCCTGGCCAGGTAGGGACCGGCGGAATGGAACGGGATGCCACAGAGCGGCACATCAGTGCCGTCGGAGCTCTTGTTGCGGGAGGTGAGGGTAATGTCGAGGATGCGGGCAGCCTTGACGGCATCGTCGAGGAACATCTCGTAGAAGTCGCCGAGGCGGAAAAAGAGGATGGCGTCAGGGTACTGGGACTTGATCTCCAGATACTGGCGCATCATGGGTGTATGTTCAGTATGGTGGCTCATTTGCAGTATGGGAATCTAGCAAAATCAGCCACCCTTGTAAAACAAAACATGCCCCCGGCGCCAACTCATCATGTGGTGCGGCACTAGCCTTCCTTCAAACGGTACCCCACCCCCAGTTCGGTCAGGATGTAGCGTGGCCGTGAGGCGTCCGGCTCGATCTTTCGCCGCAGGTTGCTGACATTGACCCTGAGCAGATGGGGCTGCTCGACATA of Geobacter sp. contains these proteins:
- a CDS encoding cofactor-independent phosphoglycerate mutase; the protein is MKYLVLLGDGMSDEKLPQLGGKTPLQAAHTPNMDFMARRGRLGLARTVPKGLPPGSDVANLSVFGYDPRTCYTGRSPLEAASMGVSLGADDVAFRLNLVTLKISGRRIFMQDYSAGHITTDESRVLIQDLQKEFGTDGVEFHPGVGYRHLMVWRGGKDALKATPPHDITGKDICEFLPQGDGADRLIYLMNASQMLFLNHPLNKQREADGKNPASSIWLWGHGKSPRIETFQKRYGLTGAVISAVDLIKGIGIYAGLDVIAVPGATGYIDTNYEGKVAAALAALETKDYVYLHVEAPDEAAHSGNLEHKLKAIEDFDAKVVGPILAGVKKFDGYRILCTPDHPTPLALMTHTSNPVPFILYSGEEAENRSVAGYDEETAAATGLSLDEGHRLMELLLQR
- the mutS gene encoding DNA mismatch repair protein MutS is translated as MSHHTEHTPMMRQYLEIKSQYPDAILFFRLGDFYEMFLDDAVKAARILDITLTSRNKSSDGTDVPLCGIPFHSAGPYLARLVEAGEKVAICEQVEDPKGAKGIVRREVVKVVTPGLVVDSDSLQPKENNYLAALAPGAGGTWGLACLDISTGEFRATELSDAAAASAELLCLNPREILLPASLSAAESRAGLAEVLTDRLVSPLDEWVFEYDYARRLHESILAGPAPTAVDGRNLKEGLLAAGAILHYLRETQKGSASHIRQLLPYATTQHLVLDERTRRNLELTVTLQDGKRKGSLLWLMDRTVTAMGGRKLKQWINYPLVSVEKINDRHDAIGEFVESQQFRREVSGQLNGVADLERLNGRISLASASAKDLAALRVSLERLPALLALLSDVAAPLLRETVRAIDPLDDLVSLISSGIVENPPFVLREGGIIAAGFNAELDELRLISREGKGFIAQLEAREKTRTGISSLKVRYNKVFGYYIEITKTHLASIPDDYLRKQTLVNAERFITPELKEYEEKVLGAEDRIAELEYSLFQAIREQVAAQAERIARTADAVATLDVLTALAELAHDRSYCRPEMNDSDRIEITDGRHPVVEAMHLAERFVPNDTLLDNGDNQLLMITGPNMAGKSTYMRQVALITLMAQVGSFVPAEKAVIGLADRIFTRIGASDNLASGQSTFMVEMAETANILHHATPKSLVLLDEIGRGTSTFDGVSIAWAVAEYLHDARQHAARTLFATHYHELTELCVTRPGIKNFNIAVREWNEQIIFLRKIVSGGTSHSYGIQVARLAGLPMDVVERAKEILKNLEQGEFTEGGEPRIANPKGKKRSAPVAQLSLFGDNDELRQRLRELEVTRLTPLEALNILDELQRMA
- the glnD gene encoding [protein-PII] uridylyltransferase produces the protein MEFSINKYFPDETHETGDAGKASFEEKRPLYFTASKRFLAHYRQVIMEKHRAGASGEEVVQHITKMTDTMIIKLFRSILEDLPPVKRRDEQLTLVATGGYGRGELNPFSDIDLMFLYKGKDSARIEDIAQKLLYFLWDMRLDVGYSVRTIPDCIEMAGSDLTIRTALLDSRYLAGGRLLFKELQKVIFTQILTKGSDAFIREKLAEMRKRREKYGSSVYILEPNLKEGEGGLRDLHTAIWAAKSKYKVATLRELIIKGVLAEEELDEYSRALSYLWRIRNELHYLAGRKNDQLTFDAQNRVAEFLGYQDNGRVLAVEEFMRDYYLHANDVEHFSSLLVNKCVTREEGAFRIIGYFIRRPIGEGFYVLKGELVVPDESVIEKDPARLMKLFEYAQKQGVSLSLRAKALIRRSLDLVNDKFRRSREVNASFFNILRSDKGVAETLRLMHHLQFLNRFIPEFERTYCKVQHDLYHIYTVDIHSLFAVEEIIRLWKGEHAEDLPLLTQVARDVDKRELLLLAVLMHDIGKGGGGRHAELGAEMMPTIARRMGLSKEDSERLEFLIRHHILLAHIAQRRDLNDEKMIVQFARQMGTSENLKMLYLLTYADIKAVGPDVWTEWKGRLTQELYEKAFQVLERGDFRMEASSERVKKVKRQVIELLGDEFPLPAVKEELKAMAIRHLLANPPKVLAEHVKILLSLEGKTIVTRVEHDHEGGFSNCTVCTLDVPGLFSMITGVMAANGMNILGAQIHTGTNGKALDVLQVNAPQGFVITDPARWARLDEDLRQVLQGQVNVRTLVEKRQRGTVLTDRPRPRFPTRVEIDNEVSADYTVIDIYTHDKVGLLYSITSTLTELGLYIGISKISTKVDQVADVFYVKDIFGHKVTSDRKVEEIRERLCKAIDEL
- the xerD gene encoding site-specific tyrosine recombinase XerD, which produces MNEYLDLFLSYLVVEKGLSRNTLEAYSRDVAGYLGYLERQGVATATDGRPLDISGYLAELKGAGLAPRSRARVLSAIRMFHKFLVIEGYATVNPASLIEAPKTLHRLPSVLSSREVELLLAAPVGDDPGAIRDRAMLELLYATGLRVSELVSLRVQDINLNAGYLLTMGKGSKERVVPIGDSARDQLNDYLGRARPELGKSGDSAHLFLSRLGNGMSRQAFWNIIKKRALEGGIVKNISPHTLRHSFATHLLENGADLRSVQLMLGHADLSTTQIYTHITRERLKRLHAEHHPRG
- a CDS encoding AMIN domain-containing protein; this translates as MLMSAQVRAEDDQPRTAKKQAVVKKKVQKGKAATAKATKATKATKGARKKSSAASEKKPVAKPPKVAEAPAPVSKPMAVVKEFRSWSNPDYTRIAVTLDHEARFEYHQLGQNRETGIPGRLYLDIGNAHVGPGVKDIPIADGLLKTARIGQFRPDTVRVVLDMESIKDYKVFTFSDPYRILIDVRGERRMEISSLRERIESAPSLPPPAKEPAVEKPLRPTVAKAVPVAIGKIRRVVVDPGHGGHDPGAIGAGGTREKDVVLAIGLKLAKRLKEELGLDVVMTRSTDVFLELQERTAIANQVGADLFISVHANAAPNRASAGIETYYLSLAKTEKAAQLAAKENGTSLEKVSLLQAVLFDLMVNYKINDSAHLAEVVQKELHHKVDVQYPVKSLGVKQGPFYVLVGATMPSILVETAFLSNEKEEQRLRDAQYQEMTADGIMEGVRAYIVSQHQQSAYVRQGDTGR